In Primulina eburnea isolate SZY01 chromosome 14, ASM2296580v1, whole genome shotgun sequence, the following proteins share a genomic window:
- the LOC140811270 gene encoding uncharacterized protein, which produces MPNERLVNKVLRSLHERFNVKVCAIEESKYTSKINLDELMSSLRTFEMNLDLQRKDKGKTIALEASTESYDEILQISKEVEKSDLGEESISLFTKKFGDYLKTMKEKKKIGQKSVLPNITTSAKAQKFTTMKGQFRPKTELQIQSNARNLDSVQCRECSGYGHYANECANRLRRNKGMTATLSDEESDDDQGSNESENHTSLSAVIKEKRSMQINPLGVVTGVAIPGRHTSSNSVCLNSTILGESSQSETHEVDDDEVTIESVQTMYEELYEDWIKRTKGNAILSKENAELKSQVSRLEVILSKKDLELCKVKKELEEATLILTNLNSSSTKLDSLLMIGKNDKAGLGYPNSQFEIGESSNTERKPTVFVKGSVETSNATHTEKGVSSKRLTLQGIWYFDSGCSRHMTGSKDHLIDYAELRNGHVTYGGGAKGRIAGKGTLNVDGLPSLHNVLYVEGLNSNLISISQLCDDGLHVKFDKDICEVFDNANTCILTGTRSADNCYQLGEDLMCNHSKVSELNLWHQKLGHANFKTIKNLGKYDAVRGMPIIFWNSLCLWSMSKG; this is translated from the exons ATGCCCAATGAAAGATTGGTGAACAAAGTCTTAAGATCTCTCCATGAGAGATTTAATGTCAAAGTGTGTGCAATTGAAGAATCTAAATACACTTCAAAAATCAATCTGGATGAATTAATGAGTTCTCTCAGAACCTTTGAGATGAACCTTGATTTACAAAGGAAGGATAAAGGGAAGACAATAGCCCTTGAAGCCTCAACCGAATCTTATGATGAAATCCTCCAAATATCGAAAGAGGTGGAAAAGTCTGATTTAGGTGAAGAATCGATCTCTCTGTTTACTAAGAAATTTGGTGATTACTTAAAGACCATGAaagagaagaagaaaattggACAGAAATCTGTGTTGCCCAACATCACCACTTCTGCAAAAGCTCAAAAGTTTACTACTATGAAAGGACAATTTCGACCAAAAACCGAATTGCAAATCCAATCAAATGCCAGAAACCTGGATTCAGTGCAGTGTAGAGAGTGTTCGGGATATGGACACTATGCCAATGAATGTGCCAATCGACTTCGGAGAAACAAAGGCATGACTGCCACCCTGAGTGATGAAGAGTCTGATGATGATCAAGGATCAAATGAATCTGAAAATCACACATCATTATCTGCTGTGATCAAGGAGAAACGCTCAATGCAAATCAATCCTTTGGGTGTTGTCACAGGTGTTGCAATACCTGGCCGCCACACCTCTTCGAATTCAGTATGTCTTAATTCTACAATCCTTGGGGAGTCAAGTCAGTCTGAAACCCATGAGGTAGATGATGATGAAGTCACTATAGAAAGTGTGCAGACAATGTACGAAGAACTATATGAGGACTGGATCAAAAGAACTAAAGGAAATGCAATTCTCTCCAAAGAGAACGCTGAGTTGAAGTCACAAGTATCACGACTTGAAGTAATCTTAAGCAAAAAGGATCTGGAATTGTGCAAAGTCAAGAAGGAGCTTgaagaagcaactctaattcttaCTAATCTCAATTCAAGTTCAACCAAACTTGATTcacttttgatgattggaaaaaatGACAAAGCTGGACTTGGTTATCCGAATAGCCAGTTCGAAATTGGAGAATCCTCCAATACGGAGAGAAAACCAACAGTTTTTGTCAAAGGAAGTGTTGAAACCTCGAATGCTACACACACTGAAAAAGGTGTTTCATCAAAAAG ACTAACATTGCAAGGAATATGGTACTTCGACAGTggctgttcacgccacatgacaggttctAAAGACCATTTGATTGACTATGCTGAACTAAGGAATGGTCATGTGACGTATGGAGGCGGTGCTAAAGGAAGAATAGCTGGCAAAGGAACCTTGAATGTTGATGGATTGCCTAGTCTACACAATGTGCTTTATGTTGAAGGgcttaactcaaacttaataagcataagtcaactgTGTGATGATGGTTTAcatgttaagtttgataaagaCATTTGTGAAGTTTTTGATAATGCTAATACTTGTATTTTGACAGGTACAAGGTCTGCTGACAATTGCTATCAACTTGGAGAAGATCTGatgtgcaatcattcaaaggtgAGTGAATTAAACTTGTGGCATCAAAAATTGGGACATGCAAACTTCAAGACAATAAAAAACCTTGGTAAGTACgatgctgtgagaggtatgcctATTATCTTCTGGAACTCCTTATGTTTGTGGAGCATGTCAAAAGGGTAA
- the LOC140811271 gene encoding uncharacterized protein — protein MEHQSAAKKGKTLISSFFKKRDRQASEDTSIPTVLTMQHQSSESLLFPNIQIPSCSSPRDDHQSSSTFIERDPGKRKQICEYHVNVRDEIRRSYLNMGPYQPDMLEYPGFDNWKRVNQGKTCAFLSHIGSAASSPHTMSVRWLALQGCAFRGNDESLSSSNRGNFLELVKAFAKMNIEIDEVVLENAPKNAQYIAPEIQKEILHIMANRVRKMVREEVGDKYFCILVDEARDISKREQMAIILRFVNNHGILTERFFAIKSVSDTTSMNLKNEISNVLVHHDLHVKKIRGQGYDGASNMRGAWNGLQALFLKDCPYAYYVHCFAHRLQLTLVSAAKDVSVIWEFFSHLDNIVNIVTSSTKRIAELHTAQRNEIEYMLSIGERDSGSGANQIGNLQRAGATRWSSHYDSVKSLIGMYTATCKVFEVLSDHSPNGRAKAEVRGIYRNMEKLDVFAKTIQ, from the exons ATGGAACATCAATCTGCTGCAAAGAAAGGAAAAACATTGATATCTTCTTTCTTTAAGAAGAGAGATCGTCAAGCTAGTGAAGATACTTCAATTCCTACGGTTCTTACAATGCAACATCAATCCAGTGAAAGTCTTCTATTTCCCAATATCCAAATTCCTTCATGTTCCTCTCCTAGAGACGATCATCAGTCTTCGTCTACTTTTATTGAACGAGATCCGGGAAAAAGAAAACAGATATGTGAATATCATGTTAATGTACGAGATGAGATAAGACGTTCATATCTAAATATGGGGCCTTATCAACCAGATATGTTGGAGTATCCAG GATTTGACAATTGGAAAAGGGTAAACCAAGGAAAAACATGTGCTTTTCTTTCCCATATTGGTTCTGCAGCTTCTTCACCTCATACTATGT CTGTTCGTTGGCTAGCACTTCAAGGTTGTGCTTTTAGAGGTAACGATGAATCTCTATCTTCATCTAATCGtggaaattttcttgaattggtGAAGGCTTTTGCAAAAATGAATATAGAAATTGATGAAGTTGTGCTTGAGAATGCTCCAAAAAATGCCCAATATATCGCTCCAGAAATTCAGAAAGAGATTTTACATATTATGGCCAATAGAGTACGAAAGATGGTTCGTGAAGAAGTTGGAGATAAATACTTTTGTATTCTTGTTGATGAAGCCCGAGATATATCTAAACGAGAGCAAATGGCCATTATATTGAGGTTTGTGAACAATCATGGGATTTTGACAGAAAGATTTTTTGCCATCAAAAGTGTTAGTGACACTACCTCAATGAATTTGAAAAATGAGATATCAAATGTTCTTGTTCATCATGATCTCCATGTTAAGAAAATCAGAGGCCAAGGATATGATGGTGCTAGCAATATGCGTGGAGCCTGGAATGGACTTCAAGcattatttctcaaagattgtcCCTATGCATACTATGTCCACTGTTTTGCACATCGTTTACAACTGACATTGGTTTCTGCAGCTAAGGATGTTAGTGTTATTTGGGAATTCTTTTCTCATTTGGACAATATTGTTAATATTGTCACTTCTTCTACTAAGCGCATTGCTGAATTACATACTGCACAAAGAAATGAAATTGAGTATATGTTGTCAATTGGAGAACGTGATTCTGGAAGTGGTGCAAACCAGATTGGTAATTTGCAACGAGCAGGAGCTACTCGTTGGAGTTCTCACTATGATTCGGTAAAAAGCTTGATAGGTATGTACACTGCAACTTGCAAAGTTTTTGAAGTTCTCAGTGATCATTCTCCAAATGGAAGAGCTAAGGCTGAAGTTCGGGGGATTTACAGAAACATG GAGAAATTAGATGTTTTTGCCAAAACTATTCAGTAG
- the LOC140812616 gene encoding RING-H2 finger protein ATL29-like, with product MATGSVQPSPPLSSPPVPLLPPEYTTPPIIIILTIILLLFFFVGFFSIYFCRCLMQNLFYTWHIRHSPSRNPAAGHITSTSPGLDPVIIQSFPSFSYSSVKDYRREKYGLECAICLIEFVDSDILRLLTSCCHVFHQECIDLWLESHKTCPVCRRNLDSPIHSPVKSPSHPHSNAHDDTGGAASESSQDCLSITIDEESQDETRDIGGKIERIASQNGKVQHFYRSNSTGHNSLVENKEEEKGDHKFTLRLPENVKSNVIKGHNSSISWSTFGDYKAKVSTSGISKSST from the coding sequence ATGGCGACAGGTTCCGTTCAACCCTCTCCCCCTCTGTCGTCTCCGCCTGTGCCATTACTACCGCCGGAATATACAACACCGCCGATCATCATTATTCTCACAATCATCCTCCTCTTATTTTTCTTCGTTGGTTTCTTCTCCATATACTTTTGTAGGTGTTTGATGCAAAATCTATTTTACACATGGCATATCCGGCATAGTCCGAGCAGAAATCCGGCGGCCGGTCACATCACATCTACCTCGCCGGGACTCGACCCCGTTATCATACAGTCCTTCCCTAGCTTTAGTTATTCGAGTGTTAAAGATTATAGAAGAGAGAAATACGGCCTTGAATGTGCCATTTGTTTGATTGAATTTGTAGATAGTGATATTCTTCGATTATTGACATCTTGTTGCCATGTATTTCATCAAGAATGCATTGATCTCTGGCTGGAATCGCACAAGACATGCCCCGTCTGCCGGAGAAATCTCGACTCACCGATACATTCGCCTGTGAAATCTCCATCACATCCCCACAGCAATGCACATGACGACACGGGTGGTGCGGCAAGTGAGTCCAGCCAAGATTGTTTAAGCATCACAATTGATGAAGAAAGTCAAGATGAGACAAGGGATATTGGTGGTAAAATTGAAAGAATTGCTTCTCAAAATGGCAAAGTACAACATTTTTATAGATCAAATTCGACGGGGCATAATTCATTGGTCGAAAATAAGGAGGAAGAAAAAGGAGACCATAAATTTACTTTGAGATTGCCTGAGAATGTGAAATCAAACGTTATTAAAGGGCATAATTCAAGTATAAGTTGGAGTACATTTGGAGATTACAAAGCTAAAGTTAGCACTAGCGGTATCTCCAAAAGTTCTACGTAG